From the Deltaproteobacteria bacterium genome, one window contains:
- a CDS encoding aldo/keto reductase translates to MQYTTLGRTGLKVSVAGLGCGGPSRLGLAGLKDQSNPESYVIAHVRGALDLGINFFDTAEWYGTEGVVGKAIAGVRRDGVVIPTKKNLGTEDHPDPAGEIRRAVEQSLKTLGTDYVDVYHVHGAEPKDYENALNRHLPTMLKLRDEGKIRFVGITERFVQDSTHAMAERAVRDGVWDVVMVGFNLLNPCARDNVFPLTKTNGVGTLISYALRRALSQPERLKKLCGELIEKGALAKDAINPDDPLDFVIQEGGAVSVQDAAYRFCRHEPGVDVVLTGTGNPAHLKANVESLCRPALPIAVRERLAMLFGNTNWLTGNQ, encoded by the coding sequence ATGCAATACACCACCCTTGGCCGCACCGGCCTTAAAGTCAGCGTCGCAGGGCTCGGCTGCGGCGGCCCGAGCCGGTTGGGCTTGGCCGGGCTGAAGGATCAGAGCAATCCGGAAAGCTATGTGATTGCCCATGTGCGCGGCGCGCTCGATCTCGGCATCAATTTTTTCGACACCGCCGAGTGGTACGGCACCGAAGGTGTGGTCGGCAAGGCAATCGCCGGTGTGCGCCGCGATGGTGTGGTTATTCCCACCAAGAAAAATCTTGGGACCGAAGATCACCCCGATCCCGCGGGGGAAATTCGCCGCGCCGTCGAGCAGAGCTTGAAAACCCTCGGCACGGACTATGTCGACGTCTATCACGTGCATGGCGCCGAGCCGAAGGATTATGAGAACGCGCTAAACCGCCATCTACCGACCATGCTCAAGCTGCGCGACGAGGGAAAAATTCGCTTTGTCGGCATCACCGAGCGGTTTGTCCAAGATTCGACGCACGCCATGGCCGAGCGCGCTGTGCGCGACGGGGTATGGGACGTAGTCATGGTGGGGTTCAATCTTTTGAATCCCTGCGCGCGCGACAATGTTTTCCCGCTGACGAAGACAAACGGCGTAGGCACGTTGATCAGCTATGCTTTGCGCCGCGCGCTGAGCCAGCCGGAGCGGCTGAAAAAACTTTGTGGTGAACTGATCGAGAAAGGCGCGCTCGCCAAGGATGCGATCAATCCCGACGATCCGCTCGACTTTGTCATCCAAGAGGGCGGTGCGGTTTCGGTCCAGGACGCGGCCTATCGTTTCTGCCGGCATGAGCCGGGTGTCGATGTGGTCTTGACTGGCACCGGCAATCCAGCGCATCTCAAAGCCAATGTCGAGTCGCTGTGTCGGCCGGCGCTGCCAATCGCGGTGCGCGAGCGGCTGGCAATGCTGTTCGGCAACACAAACTGGTTGACCGGCAATCAATGA